A genomic region of Homalodisca vitripennis isolate AUS2020 chromosome 5, UT_GWSS_2.1, whole genome shotgun sequence contains the following coding sequences:
- the LOC124361745 gene encoding zinc finger CCHC domain-containing protein 9-like, whose product MTRFARAKGSKASNERREEDPTPWHVMRQQLADQLNNTEAQTSENTTYSLKHLLDNTHGVKEEVWSDFGDVEGKKSSTLKSKIKKEKSEHCTVKKIKKKVMKKNDSDKNDVINNNETKEGQSKTKKKTKKVLKSIQHEENEKVPIHEKNESTDGSGVLKKRKRTASKKKINEGGKKFKKTDSSVLKTDNMTSDNDRSDKLLDTDNKIKKPNSSKQCKEKNNIILEDNKTCKQQKRSLNNSFDSEKETKPYFQNKKYHNNSHTIIANGREIKVVDFEGFLIKQDDASELKKLRIKLRKQNVPKEQIKAVMKLERRKAEKALAREKTNVCFHCRKFGHKFSDCPEIKDTELSKSGICFKCGSMEHSHFQCKVIQSQGFRYAVCFVCKEQGHIARQCPLNPQGQYPKGGSCHLCGEVTHLRKDCPKATEDNSSNKKVITVEKLKGSNLEEIEEQPSFNKESNMKKTSVVKF is encoded by the coding sequence ATGACGAGATTTGCCCGAGCGAAAGGTTCGAAAGCTTCCAATGAACGCAGGGAAGAAGATCCTACTCCATGGCATGTAATGAGACAACAGCTTGCAGACCAGCTCAACAACACAGAAGCACAAACCAGTGAAAATACTACGTACAGTTTGAAACATCTTCTTGATAATACCCATGGTGTGAAAGAGGAGGTATGGAGTGATTTTGGTGATGTGGAAGGTAAAAAGAGTTCTACATTaaagtctaaaattaaaaaagaaaaatctgaaCATTGTAcagtaaagaaaattaagaaaaaagttaTGAAGAAAAATGATAGTGATAaaaatgatgtaataaataataatgaaactaaGGAAGgacaatcaaaaacaaaaaagaagactAAGAAAGTTCTTAAAAGTATACAACATGAAGAAAATGAAAAAGTCCCAATAcatgaaaaaaatgaaagtacTGATGGCTCTGGTGTCCTAAAGAAGAGAAAAAGAACAgcaagtaagaaaaaaataaatgaaggaggtaaaaaatttaaaaaaacggaTAGTTCAGTATTAAAAACCGATAATATGACATCAGATAATGACAGATCAGATAAGCTACTTGacacagataataaaattaaaaaacctaatagCTCTAAACAATGTAAGGAAAAGAATAACATTATTCTAGAAGATAATAAAACCTGCAAACAGCAAAAAAGATCTTTAAATAACTCTTTTGACtctgaaaaagaaacaaaaccttactttcaaaataaaaaatatcataataattctCATACAATCATTGCAAATGGCAGAGAAATTAAAGTAGTTGATTTTGAAGGTTTTTTAATCAAGCAAGATGATGCATCTGAATTGAAAAAACTTAGAATAAAATTACGAAAGCAAAATGTGCCCAAAGAACAAATTAAAGCTGTAATGAAATTGGAGAGACGAAAAGCGGAAAAAGCTCTAGCAAGAGAAAAAACTAATGTGTGTTTTCACTGTAGAAAGTTTGGCCATAAATTTTCTGACTGTCCTGAAATAAAAGACACAGAGTTGTCAAAATCTGGAATTTGCTTTAAGTGCGGATCTATGGAACACTCACATTTTCAGTGTAAAGTTATACAAAGCCAAGGCTTTCGATATGCTGTTTGTTTTGTTTGCAAGGAGCAAGGGCATATAGCAAGACAGTGCCCTCTAAATCCACAAGGTCAGTATCCAAAGGGAGGATCCTGTCATTTGTGCGGGGAAGTGACTCACCTCAGAAAAGACTGTCCGAAAGCAACCGAGGACAACTCGTCAAATAAGAAAGTCATCACTGTTGAAAAACTAAAGGGCAGTAATTTAGAAGAAATCGAAGAGCAACCTTCATTTAACAAAGAATCAAACATGAAAAAGACCAGTGTTGTTAAATTCTAA